From Deinococcus fonticola, one genomic window encodes:
- a CDS encoding ferredoxin has product MPHVITSPCIGTKDQACTEVCPVECIYDAGEMLLIHPDECIDCGACVPACPVSAIYPEEDVPAEESAYIEKNRAHFGL; this is encoded by the coding sequence ATGCCGCACGTGATCACCAGCCCCTGCATCGGAACCAAAGACCAGGCCTGCACCGAAGTGTGCCCCGTCGAGTGCATCTACGACGCCGGAGAGATGCTTCTTATTCATCCGGACGAGTGCATTGACTGTGGAGCCTGCGTCCCTGCCTGTCCCGTCAGCGCTATCTACCCCGAGGAAGACGTTCCCGCAGAGGAAAGCGCGTATATCGAGAAGAACCGCGCGCACTTCGGCCTGTAA